The following proteins come from a genomic window of Pangasianodon hypophthalmus isolate fPanHyp1 chromosome 24, fPanHyp1.pri, whole genome shotgun sequence:
- the brd3b gene encoding bromodomain-containing protein 3b isoform X6, whose protein sequence is MSAVTSPTQAAPPIVNPPPPEVTNPSKPGRKTNQLQYMQNVVVKTLWRHQFAWPFYTPVDAIKLNLPDYHKVIKNPMDMGTIKKRLENNYYWTAGECMQDFNTMFTNCYIYNKPTDDIVLMAQALEKIFLQKVAQMPQEEVELLPPPPKGKARKPGAAPAAETQQASALSSTSPSSSCPSSPPQPPQTPVIAATPVPTITSNVQAVPAAAPMIPSAQPVIKKKGVKRKADTTTPTTCAITASRGESPTPLLDSKHSKVISRRESTGRPIKPPKKDLDDGELLQQGSKKSKLSDHLKYCDTILKEMLSKKHAAYAWPFYKPVDAEALELHDYHEIIKQPMDLSTVKKKMDSREYQDAQSFAADVRLMFSNCYKYNPPDHEVVAMARKLQDVFEMRFAKMPDEPAEPSSPGGTSATAVVSKSTGSSESSADSSSSSSDSEEERATRLAELQEQQFTTEPHIPNNRFQLKAVHEQLAALSQGPVSKPKKKKEKKEKEKKKKDKEKDKDKTKAKVEEEKKTKSSQQSKPSQPKKTSARKPNSTSTTRQPKKGTKPSGANYESDEEEALPMSYDEKRQLSLDINRLPGEKLGRVVHIIQSREPSLRDSNPDEIEIDFETLKPSTLRELERYVKSCLQKKQRKPLPEKAGSAPGGGPSRLSGSSSSSDTGSSSSSGSSSESSDSD, encoded by the exons ATGTCGGCGGTCACGTCTCCCACCCAGGCTGCTCCCCCTATAGTCAACCCCCCTCCACCTGAAGTGACGAACCCCAGCAAGCCTGGCCGAAAAACCAACCAGCTCCAGTACATGCAGAACGTTGTGGTGAAGACGCTGTGGAGGCATCAGTTTGCGTGGCCTTTTTACACACCTGTGGATGCCATCAAATTAAATCTTCCA GACTATCATAAAGTCATCAAGAACCCAATGGACATGGGGACGATCAAGAAGAGACTTGAGAATAATTACTACTGGACAGCTGGTGAATGCATGCAGGATTTCAACACTATGTTCACAAactgttatatatataacaaG cCTACAGATGATATTGTTCTCATGGCTCAAGCCTTGGAAAAAATTTTCCTCCAGAAGGTAGCACAGATGCCCCAGGAGGAGGTGGAACTGCTGCCACCACCTCCGAAAGGCAAGGCACGCAAGCCTGGTGCTGCCCCTGCTGCAG AAACTCAGCAAGCTTCAGCTCTGTCCTCGACCTCCCCATCCTCGTCATGTCCAAGCTCTCCACCACAGCCGCCTCAGACCCCTGTAATCGCAGCGACACCTGTACCAACCATCACCTCCAACGTCCAGGCCGTTCCAGCGGCTGCACCCATGATCCCGAGCGCACAGCCTGTCATCAAA AAGAAGGGGGTAAAGCGGAAAGCGGACACTACCACACCCACCACCTGCGCCATCACGGCCAGCAGAGGAGAGTCTCCCACTCCCCTGCTGGACTCCAAACACAGCAAGGTGATCTCCAGACGCGAGAGCACTGGCCGACCCATCAAACCTCCGAAGAAGGACCTGGATGACGGTGAGCTCCTGCAGCAGGGGAGCAAGAAGAGCAAACTGAGTGACCACCTCAAATACTGCGACACCATCCTAAAAGAGATGCTGTCCAAGAAGCATGCTGCCTACGCCTGGCCCTTCTATAAACCTGTGGATGCAGAAGCGCTGGAGCTGCACGACTACCATGAAATCATCAAGCAGCCTATGGACCTCAGTACAGTCAAA aaaaaaatggacagcAGAGAGTACCAAGACGCCCAGAGCTTTGCAGCAGATGTCCGGTTAATGTTCTCAAATTGCTATAAATATAATCCGCCTGATCACGAGGTTGTTGCCATGGCAAGGAAACTTCAG GACGTGTTTGAGATGCGTTTCGCTAAGATGCCAGACGAGCCGGCTGAGCCCTCGTCCCCTGGAGGCACTTCTGCCACGGCGGTAGTAAGTAAGAGCACGGGGAGCAGTGAGAGCAGTGCCGACTCATCCAGCTCCAGCTCCGACTCGGAGGAGGAACGAGCCACCCGCCTGGCAGAGCTGCAGGAACAG caaTTCACTACGGAGCCTCACATACCTAACAACAGGTTCCAG cTAAAGGCTGTTCATGAACAGCTGGCCGCTCTGTCACAGGGCCCCGTCAGCAaaccaaagaagaagaaagaaaagaaggaaaaggagaagaagaagaaagacaaagagaaggaCAAAGACAAAACCAAGGCCAAggtggaggaagagaagaagaccAAGTCCTCGCAGCAGAGCAAGCCGAGTCAGCCGAAGAAGACTTCAGCCAGGAAACCCAACAGCACGTCTACTACCAG GCAACCGAAAAAAGGCACCAAACCCAGTGGGGCAAATTACGAGTCAGACGAGGAGGAAGCGCTTCCCATGTCGTACGATGAAAAGAGGCAGCTTAGTCTGGACATCAACCGGCTGCCCGGTGAGAAGCTGGGCCGTGTGGTGCACATTATCCAATCCCGCGAGCCATCGCTGCGTGACTCCAACCCAGACGAAATTGAGATCGACTTTGAGACACTCAAGCCGTCGACACTGCGCGAGCTCGAGCGCTACGTCAAGTCCTGTTTACAGAAGAAGCAGCGCAAACCTTTAC CAGAGAAGGCGGGCTCAGCGCCAGGGGGCGGGCCATCTCGGCTGAGTGGCAGCAGCAGTTCTTCCGACACGGGCAGCAGCAGCTCCAGCGGCTCCAGCTCCGAGAGCAGCGACTCGGACTGA
- the brd3b gene encoding bromodomain-containing protein 3b isoform X3, with amino-acid sequence MSAVTSPTQAAPPIVNPPPPEVTNPSKPGRKTNQLQYMQNVVVKTLWRHQFAWPFYTPVDAIKLNLPDYHKVIKNPMDMGTIKKRLENNYYWTAGECMQDFNTMFTNCYIYNKPTDDIVLMAQALEKIFLQKVAQMPQEEVELLPPPPKGKARKPGAAPAAETQQASALSSTSPSSSCPSSPPQPPQTPVIAATPVPTITSNVQAVPAAAPMIPSAQPVIKKGVKRKADTTTPTTCAITASRGESPTPLLDSKHSKVISRRESTGRPIKPPKKDLDDGELLQQGSKKSKLSDHLKYCDTILKEMLSKKHAAYAWPFYKPVDAEALELHDYHEIIKQPMDLSTVKKKMDSREYQDAQSFAADVRLMFSNCYKYNPPDHEVVAMARKLQDVFEMRFAKMPDEPAEPSSPGGTSATAVVSKSTGSSESSADSSSSSSDSEEERATRLAELQEQQFTTEPHIPNNRFQLKAVHEQLAALSQGPVSKPKKKKEKKEKEKKKKDKEKDKDKTKAKVEEEKKTKSSQQSKPSQPKKTSARKPNSTSTTRQPKKGTKPSGANYESDEEEALPMSYDEKRQLSLDINRLPGEKLGRVVHIIQSREPSLRDSNPDEIEIDFETLKPSTLRELERYVKSCLQKKQRKPLPGTGKKSAKTKEELVQEKKKELEKRLQDVSGQLNNNKKPPKKAEKAGSAPGGGPSRLSGSSSSSDTGSSSSSGSSSESSDSD; translated from the exons ATGTCGGCGGTCACGTCTCCCACCCAGGCTGCTCCCCCTATAGTCAACCCCCCTCCACCTGAAGTGACGAACCCCAGCAAGCCTGGCCGAAAAACCAACCAGCTCCAGTACATGCAGAACGTTGTGGTGAAGACGCTGTGGAGGCATCAGTTTGCGTGGCCTTTTTACACACCTGTGGATGCCATCAAATTAAATCTTCCA GACTATCATAAAGTCATCAAGAACCCAATGGACATGGGGACGATCAAGAAGAGACTTGAGAATAATTACTACTGGACAGCTGGTGAATGCATGCAGGATTTCAACACTATGTTCACAAactgttatatatataacaaG cCTACAGATGATATTGTTCTCATGGCTCAAGCCTTGGAAAAAATTTTCCTCCAGAAGGTAGCACAGATGCCCCAGGAGGAGGTGGAACTGCTGCCACCACCTCCGAAAGGCAAGGCACGCAAGCCTGGTGCTGCCCCTGCTGCAG AAACTCAGCAAGCTTCAGCTCTGTCCTCGACCTCCCCATCCTCGTCATGTCCAAGCTCTCCACCACAGCCGCCTCAGACCCCTGTAATCGCAGCGACACCTGTACCAACCATCACCTCCAACGTCCAGGCCGTTCCAGCGGCTGCACCCATGATCCCGAGCGCACAGCCTGTCATCAAA AAGGGGGTAAAGCGGAAAGCGGACACTACCACACCCACCACCTGCGCCATCACGGCCAGCAGAGGAGAGTCTCCCACTCCCCTGCTGGACTCCAAACACAGCAAGGTGATCTCCAGACGCGAGAGCACTGGCCGACCCATCAAACCTCCGAAGAAGGACCTGGATGACGGTGAGCTCCTGCAGCAGGGGAGCAAGAAGAGCAAACTGAGTGACCACCTCAAATACTGCGACACCATCCTAAAAGAGATGCTGTCCAAGAAGCATGCTGCCTACGCCTGGCCCTTCTATAAACCTGTGGATGCAGAAGCGCTGGAGCTGCACGACTACCATGAAATCATCAAGCAGCCTATGGACCTCAGTACAGTCAAA aaaaaaatggacagcAGAGAGTACCAAGACGCCCAGAGCTTTGCAGCAGATGTCCGGTTAATGTTCTCAAATTGCTATAAATATAATCCGCCTGATCACGAGGTTGTTGCCATGGCAAGGAAACTTCAG GACGTGTTTGAGATGCGTTTCGCTAAGATGCCAGACGAGCCGGCTGAGCCCTCGTCCCCTGGAGGCACTTCTGCCACGGCGGTAGTAAGTAAGAGCACGGGGAGCAGTGAGAGCAGTGCCGACTCATCCAGCTCCAGCTCCGACTCGGAGGAGGAACGAGCCACCCGCCTGGCAGAGCTGCAGGAACAG caaTTCACTACGGAGCCTCACATACCTAACAACAGGTTCCAG cTAAAGGCTGTTCATGAACAGCTGGCCGCTCTGTCACAGGGCCCCGTCAGCAaaccaaagaagaagaaagaaaagaaggaaaaggagaagaagaagaaagacaaagagaaggaCAAAGACAAAACCAAGGCCAAggtggaggaagagaagaagaccAAGTCCTCGCAGCAGAGCAAGCCGAGTCAGCCGAAGAAGACTTCAGCCAGGAAACCCAACAGCACGTCTACTACCAG GCAACCGAAAAAAGGCACCAAACCCAGTGGGGCAAATTACGAGTCAGACGAGGAGGAAGCGCTTCCCATGTCGTACGATGAAAAGAGGCAGCTTAGTCTGGACATCAACCGGCTGCCCGGTGAGAAGCTGGGCCGTGTGGTGCACATTATCCAATCCCGCGAGCCATCGCTGCGTGACTCCAACCCAGACGAAATTGAGATCGACTTTGAGACACTCAAGCCGTCGACACTGCGCGAGCTCGAGCGCTACGTCAAGTCCTGTTTACAGAAGAAGCAGCGCAAACCTTTAC CGGGCACTGGGAAAAAGAGTGCCAAGACTAAAGAGGAACTGGTtcaggaaaagaagaaagagttAGAAAAGAGGCTGCAGGACGTGAGTGGACAACTGAACAACAACAAGAAACCGCCCAAAAAAG CAGAGAAGGCGGGCTCAGCGCCAGGGGGCGGGCCATCTCGGCTGAGTGGCAGCAGCAGTTCTTCCGACACGGGCAGCAGCAGCTCCAGCGGCTCCAGCTCCGAGAGCAGCGACTCGGACTGA
- the brd3b gene encoding bromodomain-containing protein 3b isoform X4: MSAVTSPTQAAPPIVNPPPPEVTNPSKPGRKTNQLQYMQNVVVKTLWRHQFAWPFYTPVDAIKLNLPDYHKVIKNPMDMGTIKKRLENNYYWTAGECMQDFNTMFTNCYIYNKPTDDIVLMAQALEKIFLQKVAQMPQEEVELLPPPPKGKARKPGAAPAAETQQASALSSTSPSSSCPSSPPQPPQTPVIAATPVPTITSNVQAVPAAAPMIPSAQPVIKKKGVKRKADTTTPTTCAITASRGESPTPLLDSKHSKVISRRESTGRPIKPPKKDLDDGELLQQGSKKSKLSDHLKYCDTILKEMLSKKHAAYAWPFYKPVDAEALELHDYHEIIKQPMDLSTVKKKMDSREYQDAQSFAADVRLMFSNCYKYNPPDHEVVAMARKLQDVFEMRFAKMPDEPAEPSSPGGTSATAVVSKSTGSSESSADSSSSSSDSEEERATRLAELQEQLKAVHEQLAALSQGPVSKPKKKKEKKEKEKKKKDKEKDKDKTKAKVEEEKKTKSSQQSKPSQPKKTSARKPNSTSTTRQPKKGTKPSGANYESDEEEALPMSYDEKRQLSLDINRLPGEKLGRVVHIIQSREPSLRDSNPDEIEIDFETLKPSTLRELERYVKSCLQKKQRKPLPGTGKKSAKTKEELVQEKKKELEKRLQDVSGQLNNNKKPPKKAEKAGSAPGGGPSRLSGSSSSSDTGSSSSSGSSSESSDSD, from the exons ATGTCGGCGGTCACGTCTCCCACCCAGGCTGCTCCCCCTATAGTCAACCCCCCTCCACCTGAAGTGACGAACCCCAGCAAGCCTGGCCGAAAAACCAACCAGCTCCAGTACATGCAGAACGTTGTGGTGAAGACGCTGTGGAGGCATCAGTTTGCGTGGCCTTTTTACACACCTGTGGATGCCATCAAATTAAATCTTCCA GACTATCATAAAGTCATCAAGAACCCAATGGACATGGGGACGATCAAGAAGAGACTTGAGAATAATTACTACTGGACAGCTGGTGAATGCATGCAGGATTTCAACACTATGTTCACAAactgttatatatataacaaG cCTACAGATGATATTGTTCTCATGGCTCAAGCCTTGGAAAAAATTTTCCTCCAGAAGGTAGCACAGATGCCCCAGGAGGAGGTGGAACTGCTGCCACCACCTCCGAAAGGCAAGGCACGCAAGCCTGGTGCTGCCCCTGCTGCAG AAACTCAGCAAGCTTCAGCTCTGTCCTCGACCTCCCCATCCTCGTCATGTCCAAGCTCTCCACCACAGCCGCCTCAGACCCCTGTAATCGCAGCGACACCTGTACCAACCATCACCTCCAACGTCCAGGCCGTTCCAGCGGCTGCACCCATGATCCCGAGCGCACAGCCTGTCATCAAA AAGAAGGGGGTAAAGCGGAAAGCGGACACTACCACACCCACCACCTGCGCCATCACGGCCAGCAGAGGAGAGTCTCCCACTCCCCTGCTGGACTCCAAACACAGCAAGGTGATCTCCAGACGCGAGAGCACTGGCCGACCCATCAAACCTCCGAAGAAGGACCTGGATGACGGTGAGCTCCTGCAGCAGGGGAGCAAGAAGAGCAAACTGAGTGACCACCTCAAATACTGCGACACCATCCTAAAAGAGATGCTGTCCAAGAAGCATGCTGCCTACGCCTGGCCCTTCTATAAACCTGTGGATGCAGAAGCGCTGGAGCTGCACGACTACCATGAAATCATCAAGCAGCCTATGGACCTCAGTACAGTCAAA aaaaaaatggacagcAGAGAGTACCAAGACGCCCAGAGCTTTGCAGCAGATGTCCGGTTAATGTTCTCAAATTGCTATAAATATAATCCGCCTGATCACGAGGTTGTTGCCATGGCAAGGAAACTTCAG GACGTGTTTGAGATGCGTTTCGCTAAGATGCCAGACGAGCCGGCTGAGCCCTCGTCCCCTGGAGGCACTTCTGCCACGGCGGTAGTAAGTAAGAGCACGGGGAGCAGTGAGAGCAGTGCCGACTCATCCAGCTCCAGCTCCGACTCGGAGGAGGAACGAGCCACCCGCCTGGCAGAGCTGCAGGAACAG cTAAAGGCTGTTCATGAACAGCTGGCCGCTCTGTCACAGGGCCCCGTCAGCAaaccaaagaagaagaaagaaaagaaggaaaaggagaagaagaagaaagacaaagagaaggaCAAAGACAAAACCAAGGCCAAggtggaggaagagaagaagaccAAGTCCTCGCAGCAGAGCAAGCCGAGTCAGCCGAAGAAGACTTCAGCCAGGAAACCCAACAGCACGTCTACTACCAG GCAACCGAAAAAAGGCACCAAACCCAGTGGGGCAAATTACGAGTCAGACGAGGAGGAAGCGCTTCCCATGTCGTACGATGAAAAGAGGCAGCTTAGTCTGGACATCAACCGGCTGCCCGGTGAGAAGCTGGGCCGTGTGGTGCACATTATCCAATCCCGCGAGCCATCGCTGCGTGACTCCAACCCAGACGAAATTGAGATCGACTTTGAGACACTCAAGCCGTCGACACTGCGCGAGCTCGAGCGCTACGTCAAGTCCTGTTTACAGAAGAAGCAGCGCAAACCTTTAC CGGGCACTGGGAAAAAGAGTGCCAAGACTAAAGAGGAACTGGTtcaggaaaagaagaaagagttAGAAAAGAGGCTGCAGGACGTGAGTGGACAACTGAACAACAACAAGAAACCGCCCAAAAAAG CAGAGAAGGCGGGCTCAGCGCCAGGGGGCGGGCCATCTCGGCTGAGTGGCAGCAGCAGTTCTTCCGACACGGGCAGCAGCAGCTCCAGCGGCTCCAGCTCCGAGAGCAGCGACTCGGACTGA